The segment GATGAGGGCGAGGCTGACGGCCCGCAGGAACGGTCGGCGGCGGGTGATGCGCAGCGGGTTCGCCGAGACGAGGACCGTGGCGAGCACCACCTCCACTGCGGGCAGCACGAAGTGCCCGGCCGTCGTGAGCTCCCCGGGCAGGGTCAGCTGGAGCACGATCACGAGGACGACGGCCACGCTCGCGGGCCAGCGCTGCTCGCCCTGGGTCTGACGGCGCCACGCCGGGACCGGCGGCGCCGCCGGGTCCCCGGGCGACGCTCCGGCGGGGTCGCTGGTCACGTGCCGAGTATGGCGCCGCGCGACGCCGCGGGCGCGCAGCTCAGGTGCTGCGGTCGACGACGACGTCGCACATCTGCGACAGCGCGTCGGTGACGGGCCCGGCCGGCAGCGCCGCGAGCTCCGAGCGCGCCGACTCCGCCCACGACACCAGCGCGGCCCGGGCCTCGGCCATCGCCGGTGAGCGGCGCAGCAGTGTCAGCGCCTCGGCGTGCAGGTCCGGGTCGGTGATGGGCCCGGCCAGCAGCTCGCGCAGGCGGGCGCCCTCGGGGTCGGTGCCGCGCAGCGCCAGCAGCACCGGGAGCGTGCGCACGCCCTCGCGCAGGTCGGTGCCCGGGGTCTTGCCGGACTCCGCCGACTCGCTGGCGATGTCGAGCAGGTCGTCGGAGAGCTGGAAGGCCACCCCGAACTTCTCGCCGTAGGCGGAGATCGCCACGGCCACGCTCTCGGGCGCGCCCGAGGTCATCGCCCCCATGCGCCCGGCAGCGGCGATGAGCGACCCGGTCTTGCCCGCGAGCACGTCGAGGTGGTGGGCCACGGCGTCCTCGCCCTCGGCCGGGCCGACGGTCTCGCGGATCTGCCCGGTGCACAGGCGCTCGAAGGTCCGGGCCTGGAGCCGCACGATGTCGGCGCCGAGGTCGGCGGCGATGTCGGCGGCCCGGGCGAAGAGGAAGTCGCCGGTGAGGATGGCCACGGTGTTGTCCCAGCGCGCGTTGGCGCTCGGCGCCCCGCGGCGCAGCGGGGCCTCGTCCATCACGTCGTCGTGGTAGAGCGTCGCGAGGTGGGTGAGCTCGGAGACCACCGCGCCGGGCACGTTGCCGGGGGCGTCGGGGTCGCCGTACTGCGCGGCCACCAGGGCCAGGAGCGGGCGGAACCGCTTGCCGCCGGCGTTGACCAGGTGCGAGGAGGTCTCGGTGACGAAGGGGTAGTCGCTGGTGACGGCCTTGCGCAGCGCGATCTCGACGTCGTCGAGCCCGCTCCGCAGCCGGTCGGCGAGCGCGGCGTCCACGTCCGACAGCCCGAAGGGCAGCGACTCGCTCACGTCGGGGTCCTCATCCAGGTCAGCGTACGAAGAGCCCGGCCTGCGACGCCAGGGAGAGGATCACCTGCGGGACGACGCCGATCACCACGGTGATGGCGACGGCGACGCCGATGGCGGTGGAGGTGAACCAGCTCGGCACGACCACGCTCGGGCCGCCCTCCGCGCTCGGCTCGTTGAAGAACATGAGGACGATCACGCGGACGTAGAAGAAGGCGGCCACGGCGCTGGCGACCACGCCGATCACCACGATCGGCGCGGCACCCCCGGCGATGCCCGCGGTGAACACCGCGAACTTGCCGGTGAACCCGCTCGTGAGCGGGATCCCCGCGAACGCGAGCAGGAACAGCCCGAAGGCGCCGGCGACCACCGGCGAGCGCCGGCCGAGCCCGGCCCACTGCGACAGGTGGGTGGCCTCGCCCGTCGCGTCGCGCACGAGCGTCACGATGGCGAAGGCGCCGATCGTCGCGACGCCGTAGGCCACGAGGTAGACCATCGTGCCCTGGAGTCCGGCCGCGTTGGTGGCGACCACCCCGACGAGCATGAAGCCGGCCTGCGCGATCGAGGAGTAGGCGAGCATCCGCTTGATGTCCTGCTGGGTCAGCGCGAACAGCGTGCCGACGATCATGGTCAGCCCGGCGATGATGTACATCATCGGCCGCCAGTCCCAGCGGATCCCGCCGAGCGCCACGTACATCACGCGCAGCAGGGCGCCGAAGGC is part of the Frankiales bacterium genome and harbors:
- a CDS encoding polyprenyl synthetase family protein, producing the protein MSESLPFGLSDVDAALADRLRSGLDDVEIALRKAVTSDYPFVTETSSHLVNAGGKRFRPLLALVAAQYGDPDAPGNVPGAVVSELTHLATLYHDDVMDEAPLRRGAPSANARWDNTVAILTGDFLFARAADIAADLGADIVRLQARTFERLCTGQIRETVGPAEGEDAVAHHLDVLAGKTGSLIAAAGRMGAMTSGAPESVAVAISAYGEKFGVAFQLSDDLLDIASESAESGKTPGTDLREGVRTLPVLLALRGTDPEGARLRELLAGPITDPDLHAEALTLLRRSPAMAEARAALVSWAESARSELAALPAGPVTDALSQMCDVVVDRST